One Candidatus Nitrososphaera evergladensis SR1 genomic window carries:
- the polX gene encoding DNA polymerase/3'-5' exonuclease PolX yields MKNGQVAKALRDIGFLTEVEDAENAQFKSRAYYKAADSIEVLEQDVADVYEKGGINALLELPGIGKAIASKIEEYLTTGRIKHLDELREKIPIDISQLGAIEGIGPKTLKAIHQKLGVTDLAGLEKAAREGRLKTVPGITARKEQDILKKIEFTKKSGGRSIIGEVWPLAKKIEARLKGLKGVKLAALAGSARRMKETIGDLDYIVCASEPESVMDFFVKMPEVEEIKSRGPAKAFVRLAGGIDCDLLAVPEKSWGSALLYFTGNKEHNVELRRIAIARGLRLNEWGVFENNEKMVAGASEEDVYKALGLAWIAPEMRENAGEIDLAAKGRLPSLIEYGSLKGDLQVHSDNSDGTATIQEMALAAKEFGLDYIAITDHTKSLAMAGGLDEQELLDQAQKIAELNDKLDSIRVLSSAEVNIGKDGSLDIANNVLDKLDIVGAAIHSHFGLPMEEQTARLVNAAKNPSVDIIFHPTGRLINRREGYPVDISKLTDVARDTSTALEIDAHYNRLDLKDEYVRMAVRKGVKLTIDSDAHHPVHYAFLQFGIGQTRRGWATAADVLNTLPADRLLKALK; encoded by the coding sequence TTGAAAAACGGACAGGTTGCCAAGGCGCTGCGCGACATCGGCTTTCTGACAGAAGTCGAAGACGCCGAGAACGCCCAGTTCAAGTCTCGTGCATACTACAAAGCGGCGGACAGCATCGAGGTGCTAGAGCAGGATGTTGCGGATGTCTATGAAAAAGGAGGCATTAACGCGCTGCTAGAGCTGCCGGGCATCGGAAAGGCAATCGCTTCAAAAATTGAAGAGTACCTGACGACTGGCAGGATAAAGCACCTTGACGAGCTGAGGGAAAAGATCCCGATAGACATCAGCCAGCTTGGAGCAATAGAGGGCATCGGTCCAAAGACGCTCAAGGCCATCCACCAAAAGCTGGGGGTGACGGACCTAGCCGGCCTTGAAAAAGCCGCGCGCGAAGGCCGGCTAAAGACAGTACCGGGCATCACTGCAAGAAAAGAGCAGGACATCTTGAAGAAAATCGAGTTTACAAAAAAGAGCGGAGGAAGGAGCATAATAGGAGAAGTGTGGCCTCTTGCAAAAAAAATAGAGGCGCGCCTGAAAGGGCTAAAAGGTGTCAAGCTTGCGGCTCTTGCGGGCTCGGCGCGCAGGATGAAAGAGACAATAGGCGACCTTGACTATATCGTGTGCGCTTCCGAGCCGGAAAGCGTCATGGACTTTTTTGTGAAAATGCCGGAGGTCGAGGAGATAAAGAGCAGGGGGCCGGCCAAGGCGTTTGTGAGGCTTGCAGGCGGGATTGACTGCGACCTCTTGGCGGTGCCGGAGAAAAGCTGGGGCTCTGCGCTCTTGTATTTCACAGGGAACAAGGAGCACAACGTGGAGCTTCGCAGGATAGCGATTGCACGGGGCCTGCGCCTCAACGAGTGGGGCGTCTTTGAAAACAACGAGAAAATGGTAGCCGGCGCAAGCGAGGAGGATGTCTACAAGGCCCTGGGGCTTGCGTGGATAGCGCCAGAGATGAGGGAAAACGCCGGCGAGATAGACCTTGCCGCCAAAGGCAGGCTGCCAAGCCTGATAGAGTACGGCAGCCTAAAGGGAGACCTGCAAGTGCACAGCGACAACAGCGACGGCACGGCGACTATACAGGAGATGGCCCTTGCCGCCAAAGAGTTTGGCCTTGACTATATTGCCATTACCGACCACACGAAAAGCCTTGCGATGGCCGGCGGGCTTGACGAGCAGGAGCTTTTGGACCAGGCGCAGAAAATAGCAGAGCTCAACGATAAACTTGATAGCATCAGGGTGCTTTCCTCTGCAGAGGTCAACATTGGCAAGGACGGGTCACTTGATATTGCAAACAACGTACTTGACAAACTGGACATCGTAGGTGCCGCAATACATTCCCACTTTGGCCTGCCAATGGAGGAGCAGACTGCGCGCCTTGTAAATGCCGCAAAGAACCCAAGCGTCGACATCATCTTTCACCCGACTGGCCGGCTCATCAACAGGCGCGAGGGCTACCCCGTGGATATTTCCAAGCTGACAGACGTTGCAAGGGACACCAGCACTGCGCTAGAGATAGATGCCCACTACAACCGCCTTGACCTCAAGGACGAGTACGTCAGGATGGCCGTCAGAAAGGGCGTGAAACTGACGATAGACTCTGACGCGCACCACCCTGTGCACTATGCTTTTCTGCAGTTTGGCATAGGGCAGACCCGGCGCGGGTGGGCTACAGCCG
- a CDS encoding transcription initiation factor IIB, translating to MNPDPYLVHFKKSCFIGLYCYTVCITMQTTLVCFACGNELLISDQESGEIVCGYCGVVLAEREEDLAHDARTFFDDFKDGRRTGPRYSLSQNNKGFSTKMGRRIYVSGTLPEGSSIKLRDFGRIKVWDSRIRNSHEKGLRPAFHYLQGIRENLGLPDAVVERSAYFIRKASELGLTKGRTIVSITAASVYLACRESETPRSLAEVAKASNTDRRRLSKDYRLLLRTFNENLPVTSMSRCVTKIANMVGVSESKKRQAIELVNALESVGVSTGKSPLGFAASVIYLVCKNTNEERTQKLLAEVAGVTEVTIRNRYAELVKLITSRKVLVFDASLLSILAPVSVYLVVIAQHMWRHLPVIAH from the coding sequence GTGAATCCTGATCCCTACCTAGTACATTTCAAAAAATCTTGCTTTATAGGTCTGTACTGCTATACTGTATGCATCACCATGCAAACAACTCTTGTTTGCTTTGCATGCGGAAACGAGCTGTTGATATCCGACCAAGAGTCAGGAGAGATTGTCTGTGGTTATTGCGGAGTCGTATTAGCTGAACGAGAAGAGGATCTTGCGCACGATGCCCGGACCTTTTTTGACGATTTTAAAGACGGAAGGAGGACCGGCCCCCGTTATTCTTTATCGCAAAATAACAAAGGATTCTCTACAAAGATGGGCAGAAGGATCTACGTGTCAGGCACACTGCCTGAAGGTTCTTCCATAAAATTGCGCGATTTTGGTAGAATCAAGGTTTGGGACTCGAGAATAAGGAATTCCCATGAAAAGGGGCTTAGGCCTGCCTTTCATTATCTTCAAGGGATCCGTGAAAACCTTGGCCTTCCAGACGCGGTGGTTGAAAGGTCTGCATACTTTATCAGAAAGGCAAGCGAATTGGGCCTAACAAAGGGGCGCACCATCGTATCGATTACAGCGGCATCCGTGTATCTTGCATGTCGAGAGTCTGAAACCCCGCGGAGCCTTGCCGAAGTCGCTAAGGCTAGTAACACTGACCGCAGACGGCTTTCAAAAGACTACAGGCTTCTCTTGCGTACCTTTAACGAAAATCTCCCAGTCACTTCCATGTCTAGATGTGTCACCAAAATAGCAAACATGGTTGGTGTTAGCGAATCCAAAAAGAGGCAGGCAATTGAGCTCGTAAATGCATTGGAGTCTGTCGGAGTGTCTACTGGCAAGTCCCCTCTCGGATTTGCGGCTTCGGTTATCTATCTTGTTTGCAAGAATACCAATGAAGAGAGAACCCAAAAACTTCTTGCCGAAGTTGCCGGTGTCACAGAAGTGACGATAAGGAACAGGTATGCCGAGCTGGTTAAACTGATTACGTCAAGAAAGGTACTGGTTTTTGATGCGTCATTACTATCCATTTTGGCGCCGGTTTCTGTATATCTTGTCGTGATAGCTCAGCATATGTGGAGACATTTGCCAGTGATTGCACATTAA
- a CDS encoding deoxycytidylate deaminase, with protein sequence MQRPDWDTYFMLQAEIAKLRSNCLTRHIGAVIVKENRQIATGYNGTPPGIKNCFEGGCPRCLARVRGEVKSGESLDRCLCTHAEANAIMQCAMFGNAGSTRGATLYSTFAPCIECSKMAISVGIKRIVVIADYPEDGTQLLRDAGVELVKLNPEKLSPWLTIIPQDPESSAKAVSSSRK encoded by the coding sequence ATGCAAAGGCCCGACTGGGATACCTATTTCATGCTGCAGGCCGAGATAGCCAAGCTCCGCTCAAACTGCCTGACGCGCCACATCGGCGCAGTCATTGTCAAGGAAAACAGGCAGATAGCGACCGGCTACAACGGCACCCCGCCGGGGATAAAGAATTGCTTTGAGGGCGGATGCCCAAGGTGCCTTGCCCGGGTCAGGGGTGAGGTCAAGTCCGGCGAGAGCCTTGACAGGTGCCTGTGCACGCACGCTGAGGCAAACGCAATAATGCAGTGCGCCATGTTTGGAAACGCCGGCAGCACCCGGGGTGCAACCCTGTATTCCACTTTTGCACCGTGCATTGAATGCAGCAAGATGGCGATAAGCGTCGGCATCAAGAGAATAGTGGTAATTGCAGATTATCCTGAGGACGGGACGCAGCTACTGCGTGACGCAGGAGTAGAGCTTGTCAAGCTGAACCCTGAAAAACTAAGTCCCTGGCTCACCATCATCCCGCAGGACCCCGAGTCGTCGGCTAAGGCAGTTAGCAGTAGCCGCAAATAA
- a CDS encoding GNAT family N-acetyltransferase has product MTIKIRRAKSSDKEEILSFCTNTFSWGDYIDQVWDYWFSGKNGRLFVVEDDKGRRRIGMSHVAMCPRGRSAWLEGVRVRPEYRRFNIATELLNEMLAYAGRHGARQASAIVSSENVPSQRMMEKNGFAVVSRWVYYSTDQKFGRQKTKARLATSADIDRIWTYLQKSRIYRLSAGTYVRAWHWYPLDKKALRGLIRKKSVVMTGEIDGVVIINAKGYWKRTDVLQIVYLDSASKKSLQDLLAFAANMYSKGRYERMHVVCYDSKSITSMLKSFKKEEDSELFLLYNKKFKQ; this is encoded by the coding sequence ATGACTATAAAGATACGACGGGCGAAAAGCTCTGACAAGGAAGAGATCCTCAGCTTTTGCACCAACACGTTCAGCTGGGGCGACTATATTGACCAGGTATGGGACTATTGGTTTTCTGGCAAGAACGGGCGGCTGTTTGTCGTCGAAGATGACAAAGGCAGGCGGCGGATAGGCATGTCGCACGTCGCAATGTGTCCGAGAGGCAGATCGGCATGGCTTGAAGGCGTAAGGGTACGCCCCGAATACAGGAGGTTCAATATTGCCACGGAGCTCTTGAACGAGATGCTTGCCTATGCAGGCAGGCATGGGGCAAGGCAGGCATCTGCCATAGTCTCTAGCGAGAACGTGCCGTCACAGCGTATGATGGAGAAAAACGGCTTTGCCGTTGTTTCAAGGTGGGTCTATTACAGCACCGACCAAAAGTTTGGACGACAGAAAACCAAGGCGAGGCTTGCCACCTCGGCAGATATCGACAGAATCTGGACATACCTGCAAAAGTCACGGATCTACCGCCTGTCTGCCGGCACGTACGTCAGGGCATGGCACTGGTATCCTCTTGACAAAAAAGCGTTGCGAGGACTCATCAGGAAAAAGAGCGTCGTCATGACGGGCGAGATCGACGGCGTCGTTATCATCAATGCCAAGGGCTACTGGAAAAGGACTGACGTGCTGCAGATCGTGTACCTTGACTCGGCATCGAAAAAGTCCTTGCAAGATCTCCTTGCATTTGCCGCCAACATGTACAGCAAAGGCAGGTATGAGCGCATGCACGTTGTATGCTACGACAGCAAGAGCATCACGTCAATGCTTAAGAGCTTCAAGAAGGAAGAGGATTCGGAACTATTTTTGCTATATAACAAGAAATTTAAGCAGTGA
- a CDS encoding alpha/beta hydrolase, with translation MMMALAMDFKFLQVGGLRVRYVDLGNSGSRPLLLLHGLGGAIESWTNNIDRLAKEENLRVVALDLPGFGFSDKPKMRYTIKFYVDFVAKFAKALDIAPFAVAGSSLGGHVACELALTHPDLVSKLILISPSGALPKSFKGSPALWRYVKVLKAKSVGGAKKALYAVDNKPVSDAYAKAAYDKFAMPGAKEAFLSALAGSARAPRLTISRLSKIRAPALVLWGKDDTMIPAKYVEPFVKTKNIRVVLLENCGHRPHVDRPQLFDKIVADFVKENDG, from the coding sequence ATGATGATGGCGCTGGCAATGGACTTTAAATTCCTTCAAGTCGGCGGGCTGCGTGTGCGCTATGTCGACTTGGGCAACAGCGGCAGCAGGCCCTTGCTCTTGTTGCACGGCTTGGGGGGTGCGATAGAGAGCTGGACAAACAATATCGACAGGCTTGCAAAGGAGGAGAATCTGCGCGTGGTAGCCCTTGACCTGCCTGGCTTTGGATTTAGCGACAAGCCGAAAATGAGATACACGATAAAGTTCTATGTTGATTTTGTCGCAAAATTTGCAAAGGCGCTCGACATTGCGCCATTTGCAGTCGCCGGCTCGTCGCTTGGCGGCCACGTTGCCTGCGAGCTTGCCCTCACGCACCCTGACCTCGTTTCAAAGTTGATCCTGATAAGCCCGTCCGGGGCACTTCCAAAATCGTTCAAGGGATCGCCGGCGCTCTGGCGCTACGTCAAGGTGCTCAAGGCAAAGTCGGTGGGAGGGGCAAAAAAGGCGCTTTACGCTGTCGACAACAAGCCTGTGAGTGACGCTTATGCCAAGGCCGCGTACGACAAGTTTGCCATGCCCGGGGCAAAGGAGGCGTTTCTGTCCGCCTTGGCGGGGAGCGCACGAGCTCCGCGCCTCACCATCAGCCGGCTGTCAAAAATCAGGGCGCCGGCCCTAGTGCTGTGGGGCAAGGACGACACCATGATCCCTGCCAAGTATGTTGAGCCGTTTGTGAAAACAAAGAACATCCGCGTCGTGCTCTTGGAGAACTGTGGCCACCGCCCGCACGTCGACAGGCCGCAGCTCTTTGACAAGATAGTTGCAGACTTTGTAAAGGAAAATGATGGCTAG
- a CDS encoding M1 family aminopeptidase, protein MQEETRRKFELAGSKAHYAPSLVFTISHMRLEIEPDLKAHTISCRQGLDIVAVQNTDEIELDAAELEVKSVLFGSSKKAVSFRNIDDRLVIKLPKPLKEGDRAQISISYSAKPRKGFYFVAPDKHYPNKRVEAWTQGETVEAKHWFPCIDHPQVKFSSETIVTVPEGFTAISNGRLANSEKNNSSKKCKYHWVESNSHPAYLTSVVVGKYVEINEGSLYYYVPTELAHDAKRSFDRTGDMVQFFEEYLGTRYPYEKYSQVCVQDFVYGGMENSSCTTLTQDTLHDRKAHVDFTSDHLVSHELAHQWFGDLVTCRDWQHIWLNEGFATYCEALYWEASRGINEFHYYTIQTADDYFDEAASRYVRPIVTKTYKHPDDLFDRHTYEKGGCVLHMLRNFVGDKYFRRSLKTYLQRFANGTAETDDLRKVFELETGKSLQQFFDQWVFREGHPDLKVEFSQDNKKTARIRVEQAQQQEPFSFALEVKLAFARGGDAKTYTFDVTGKESVFQIPVERQIEWFSVDPEFKVLKTVSVKAPKEMLVKQLHSGQTVVERVEAARALKEHSADIVVDALYKAVMNDRFWGVAAEAAKTLGAIRTDRAYRALEKCLKVSHPKARRAVVKALGDFKRHETIAMLRPYLHEESYFVESEALTAMGRTKSSDAVPILKKAVETTSFQNVVAQGAISGLKEFPDDRDIASLLVEKSRVGNHHRIREAATFALAKFVDSSNSNAVVDQLKLLLTDSWFRVRINACRAFADAEYVKAIPDLTRVSETDLDHRVRRVAEECINLIKDAAKKPKEVAQMRDELDRMKAKSLEMMQRMDRLERGGLR, encoded by the coding sequence ATGCAGGAAGAGACCAGAAGAAAGTTCGAGCTTGCAGGAAGCAAGGCGCACTATGCCCCGTCGCTTGTTTTCACCATAAGCCACATGAGGCTGGAAATAGAACCTGACCTCAAGGCGCATACCATTTCATGCAGGCAAGGGCTAGATATCGTCGCTGTTCAGAACACGGACGAAATCGAGCTGGATGCCGCCGAGCTTGAGGTAAAATCCGTCCTTTTTGGCAGCAGCAAAAAGGCAGTTTCCTTCCGCAACATCGACGACAGGCTTGTCATAAAACTGCCAAAACCCCTCAAGGAAGGCGACCGAGCGCAAATCTCCATTTCATATTCTGCAAAGCCAAGGAAGGGCTTTTACTTTGTGGCGCCCGACAAGCACTACCCAAACAAGCGGGTAGAGGCATGGACGCAGGGCGAGACGGTCGAGGCAAAGCACTGGTTTCCCTGCATCGACCACCCACAGGTGAAATTCTCAAGCGAGACCATAGTGACAGTGCCGGAGGGCTTTACGGCAATCTCTAACGGCCGGCTCGCCAATTCTGAAAAAAACAACAGCAGCAAGAAATGTAAGTACCACTGGGTAGAGAGCAACTCGCACCCGGCGTACCTCACGTCAGTGGTGGTGGGCAAGTACGTCGAGATAAACGAGGGCAGCCTCTACTATTACGTCCCGACGGAGCTGGCGCACGATGCAAAGCGCTCGTTTGATAGGACGGGCGACATGGTGCAGTTCTTCGAGGAATACCTCGGCACGAGATACCCGTACGAGAAATACTCGCAGGTGTGCGTTCAGGATTTCGTTTATGGAGGCATGGAAAATTCCAGCTGCACCACGTTGACGCAGGACACCTTGCATGACAGAAAAGCCCACGTCGACTTTACAAGCGACCACCTCGTGTCGCACGAGCTTGCGCACCAGTGGTTTGGCGACCTTGTCACCTGCAGGGACTGGCAGCACATCTGGCTCAACGAGGGGTTTGCGACCTACTGCGAGGCGCTGTACTGGGAGGCAAGCAGGGGCATCAATGAATTCCATTACTACACGATACAGACGGCCGACGACTATTTTGACGAGGCGGCCAGCCGCTACGTGCGCCCCATAGTGACCAAGACGTACAAGCACCCCGACGACCTCTTTGACAGGCACACGTACGAAAAGGGCGGGTGCGTGCTCCACATGCTGCGCAATTTTGTCGGCGACAAGTACTTTCGCCGTTCACTAAAGACGTACCTCCAGAGGTTTGCCAACGGCACCGCGGAAACAGACGACCTGAGAAAGGTGTTTGAGCTGGAAACGGGCAAGAGTCTGCAGCAGTTCTTTGACCAGTGGGTATTCCGCGAGGGCCATCCAGACCTAAAGGTAGAATTTTCGCAGGACAACAAAAAGACGGCCAGGATAAGGGTAGAACAGGCGCAGCAGCAAGAGCCATTCTCCTTTGCGCTTGAGGTAAAGCTGGCATTTGCAAGGGGTGGCGATGCCAAGACGTACACGTTCGACGTTACGGGCAAGGAAAGCGTATTTCAGATCCCAGTGGAAAGACAGATAGAGTGGTTCTCTGTCGACCCCGAGTTCAAAGTCTTAAAAACAGTGTCGGTCAAGGCTCCAAAGGAGATGCTGGTAAAACAGCTGCACAGTGGCCAGACCGTGGTCGAGAGGGTCGAGGCTGCGCGCGCACTGAAAGAGCATTCCGCAGACATCGTGGTCGACGCGCTGTACAAGGCAGTTATGAACGACAGGTTCTGGGGAGTTGCGGCAGAGGCGGCAAAGACCCTTGGCGCAATCAGGACCGACCGCGCATACAGGGCGCTTGAAAAGTGCTTGAAGGTGAGCCATCCAAAGGCAAGGCGCGCAGTGGTAAAGGCGCTTGGCGACTTCAAGCGCCACGAGACTATCGCTATGCTAAGGCCGTACCTGCACGAAGAAAGCTATTTCGTCGAGTCGGAGGCTCTCACTGCGATGGGCAGGACAAAGAGCAGCGACGCTGTGCCCATCCTGAAAAAAGCCGTTGAAACGACTTCGTTCCAGAACGTCGTGGCGCAGGGCGCGATTTCCGGCCTCAAGGAATTCCCAGACGACAGAGACATCGCAAGCCTGCTGGTCGAAAAGAGCAGGGTAGGCAACCACCACCGCATAAGAGAAGCCGCCACGTTTGCGCTTGCCAAGTTTGTCGACAGCAGCAATAGCAATGCAGTAGTGGATCAGCTGAAGCTCTTGCTGACAGACAGCTGGTTCCGCGTCAGGATAAACGCGTGCAGGGCTTTTGCCGACGCAGAATACGTCAAGGCGATACCAGATCTGACAAGGGTGTCAGAGACCGACCTTGACCACAGGGTAAGGCGCGTGGCCGAAGAGTGCATCAACCTGATAAAGGACGCGGCAAAGAAGCCAAAGGAGGTTGCGCAGATGCGTGACGAGCTTGACAGGATGAAGGCAAAGAGCCTAGAGATGATGCAAAGGATGGACAGGCTTGAGCGGGGCGGCCTCCGCTAG
- a CDS encoding acetate--CoA ligase has product MEEEEREEPFAFQPGAGHLADSNVARFMKKHDISGYKELVEKANGDISWYWDAVNDDLGLEWFQKYDNVYDSSSAGVPWTKWFVGGKCNIVANAIDRHAKKNPDKIAYIFANERSTRKVTYGELDLEVGRLASALLDAGIKKGDVVGIYLPMVPEAFFAIFACSKIGAVHTTVFSGFSAPALRSRLVDSGARLLITADSAKRRGKDIDLKAQWSQAIEEGTKVERVVTVGGKSAGSNNIVNYGDFVQGKGQARTEVMDAEDPLFILYTSGTTGQPKGTLQVHGGFMAVAAQQAAYLIDLKPDDVLFWYADIGWITGQVWVVYGSPIVGATALVYEEALDYPAPDIWCRLVEKHRVSIFGAAPTAIRLFMKSNVNTDSYDLSSLRVLACTGEPINREAWNWYFDKVGRKKCPVINLSGGTEIGGAILSALPVMPLRPCTVGCPIPGFDADVLDESGRPASEGLLVIKKPWPSMSRGILNDPARFIETYWSRYGKNVWYHGDIVLVDSDGLWYMRGRADDVIKVSGHRIGTAEVEAAAASHPAVAEAVAVGRPDDLKGEIIVICAVIKDGHRPDEGLKSEIAKKVEEAIGRFARPDEVRLVPELPKTRTGKLVRRLVRAKVAGESMSGQDVSTVENPHCLDLI; this is encoded by the coding sequence TTGGAGGAAGAAGAGCGGGAAGAGCCGTTTGCGTTCCAGCCCGGTGCAGGCCACCTAGCGGACAGCAACGTGGCGCGCTTTATGAAAAAGCACGACATTTCCGGCTACAAAGAGCTTGTAGAAAAGGCAAACGGCGACATTTCGTGGTACTGGGACGCAGTCAACGACGACCTCGGCCTTGAATGGTTCCAGAAATATGACAATGTCTATGATTCTTCTTCCGCCGGCGTACCGTGGACAAAGTGGTTCGTTGGCGGCAAGTGCAACATTGTGGCAAACGCGATTGACAGGCACGCCAAGAAAAACCCTGACAAAATCGCGTACATATTTGCCAATGAAAGGAGTACAAGAAAGGTCACGTACGGCGAGCTTGACCTTGAAGTAGGCAGGCTTGCATCTGCACTTTTAGACGCGGGCATAAAGAAAGGCGACGTGGTGGGCATCTACCTGCCAATGGTGCCGGAGGCGTTCTTTGCTATTTTTGCCTGCTCCAAGATTGGCGCAGTGCACACGACAGTGTTTTCCGGGTTTTCTGCGCCGGCGCTGCGCTCCCGGCTTGTCGATTCTGGTGCCCGGCTCTTGATAACGGCAGACAGCGCAAAAAGGCGCGGCAAGGACATTGACCTAAAGGCGCAGTGGTCGCAGGCAATAGAAGAGGGCACAAAAGTCGAAAGGGTAGTCACGGTCGGAGGCAAGAGTGCAGGAAGCAACAATATTGTCAATTACGGCGATTTTGTACAAGGCAAGGGACAGGCAAGAACCGAGGTCATGGACGCAGAAGACCCGCTTTTCATACTGTATACTTCTGGCACCACCGGTCAGCCAAAGGGCACGCTGCAGGTGCACGGCGGCTTTATGGCAGTTGCCGCCCAGCAGGCCGCGTACCTTATTGACTTAAAGCCTGACGATGTCCTGTTCTGGTACGCGGACATTGGCTGGATAACTGGGCAGGTGTGGGTGGTGTACGGAAGCCCGATTGTGGGCGCCACGGCGCTCGTGTACGAAGAGGCGCTTGACTATCCTGCGCCGGACATCTGGTGCAGGCTCGTCGAAAAACACAGAGTCAGCATCTTTGGCGCGGCGCCAACTGCGATACGGCTGTTCATGAAGAGCAACGTCAATACCGACAGTTACGACCTTTCTTCGCTTCGCGTGCTTGCGTGCACGGGCGAGCCGATAAACAGGGAGGCATGGAACTGGTATTTTGACAAGGTGGGCAGGAAAAAGTGCCCAGTCATCAACCTCTCTGGCGGGACGGAGATAGGGGGCGCCATATTGAGCGCGCTTCCAGTCATGCCATTGCGCCCCTGCACGGTCGGCTGCCCGATACCGGGCTTTGATGCAGATGTACTCGATGAAAGCGGCAGGCCGGCAAGCGAAGGCCTGCTCGTGATAAAAAAGCCGTGGCCTTCGATGAGCAGGGGGATACTGAACGACCCTGCAAGGTTCATCGAGACTTACTGGTCAAGATACGGAAAAAACGTCTGGTACCACGGCGACATCGTGCTGGTTGACAGCGACGGGCTGTGGTACATGCGGGGGAGGGCCGACGACGTCATCAAGGTGTCTGGCCACAGGATCGGGACCGCGGAGGTGGAAGCCGCAGCAGCGTCGCACCCAGCGGTGGCAGAGGCGGTGGCAGTCGGCAGGCCCGACGACCTCAAGGGCGAGATTATCGTGATTTGCGCGGTAATAAAGGACGGCCATCGTCCTGATGAGGGTCTAAAATCAGAGATAGCAAAAAAGGTAGAAGAGGCGATAGGCAGGTTTGCAAGACCTGACGAGGTGAGGCTCGTGCCAGAGCTTCCAAAGACAAGGACAGGCAAGTTGGTTAGGCGCCTCGTGAGGGCAAAGGTGGCCGGCGAGAGCATGTCAGGGCAGGACGTCTCTACCGTCGAAAATCCCCACTGCCTCGACCTGATCTAG
- a CDS encoding metalloregulator ArsR/SmtB family transcription factor, which translates to MGSPWKAVADDSRRQILVMLKEKERTPSEIATHFDFTLPALSTHLRVLKEAGLVSERKEGQNRLYSVNRAQMSEMMRFFDAFWDDQLDSLKEYVEKEAKRK; encoded by the coding sequence ATGGGATCACCCTGGAAAGCAGTAGCCGACGACAGCCGCCGGCAGATACTTGTGATGCTGAAGGAAAAGGAAAGGACGCCAAGCGAGATAGCCACGCATTTTGACTTTACGCTCCCCGCGCTTTCGACGCACTTGCGCGTGCTCAAAGAAGCTGGCCTCGTAAGTGAGCGCAAGGAAGGACAGAACAGGCTCTACTCGGTGAACAGGGCACAAATGTCTGAAATGATGCGGTTCTTTGACGCGTTCTGGGACGACCAGCTGGACAGCCTGAAGGAGTACGTGGAGAAGGAGGCGAAAAGAAAGTGA
- a CDS encoding tRNA (cytidine(56)-2'-O)-methyltransferase produces MKKKKQVMVLRIGHRLVRDDRVTTHAALVSRAFGAERIYMTGIDQSVKKTVDAVGKRWGGNFQMEIIEDWKGVARAWKKSGGKIAHLTMYGINIDDAVEKVRKEEKLLVIIGAEKVPREAYELADYNIAIGNQPHSEIAALAIFLDRVFEGKQFKKEVAGGQMRIVPSERGKQVEEKI; encoded by the coding sequence ATGAAGAAGAAAAAACAAGTGATGGTGCTCAGGATAGGGCATAGGCTGGTCAGGGACGACCGCGTCACGACGCATGCGGCCCTCGTCTCCAGGGCATTTGGCGCCGAGCGGATCTACATGACAGGCATAGACCAGTCGGTGAAAAAAACTGTCGACGCAGTCGGCAAACGCTGGGGTGGAAATTTCCAGATGGAGATAATCGAGGACTGGAAGGGGGTTGCAAGGGCATGGAAAAAATCAGGGGGCAAGATCGCGCATTTGACGATGTACGGCATCAACATTGATGACGCGGTCGAAAAGGTGCGCAAGGAAGAAAAATTGTTGGTGATAATAGGCGCAGAAAAGGTGCCAAGGGAAGCGTACGAACTTGCCGATTACAACATCGCCATTGGGAACCAGCCGCACTCGGAGATAGCTGCTCTTGCGATATTCCTTGACAGGGTCTTTGAAGGAAAGCAGTTCAAAAAAGAGGTCGCAGGCGGCCAGATGAGGATAGTACCGTCGGAAAGGGGCAAGCAAGTGGAGGAAAAGATTTAA